A single Hippocampus zosterae strain Florida chromosome 1, ASM2543408v3, whole genome shotgun sequence DNA region contains:
- the nkx3-2 gene encoding homeobox protein Nkx-3.2 isoform X2: protein MAVRGNSLMPFSIQAILNKKDDGRHLPDLDVCFSKTTCWKIFGDVHSASGEPPEKSYDSDSGLSDDNDAKPPGVAQGLQPEKGAGTASDVPEESPQEETDHESATVENTKSDNCGCPADEKSAEQPKARKKRSRAAFSHAQVFELERRFNHQRYLSGPERADLAASLKLTETQVKIWFQNRRYKTKRRQMAADLMASTPAAKKVAVKVLVRDDQRQYGPGEVLRPPLLSLQPSYYYPYAYCLPAWTLSCTGNP from the exons ATGGCCGTCCGTGGCAACTCGCTTATGCCCTTTTCCATCCAGGCCATTCTAAACAAGAAGGACGACGGCAGACACTTGCCCGATTTGGACGTGTGCTTCTCCAAGACGACGTGCTGGAAAATATTCGGGGACGTGCACTCCGCCTCGGGGGAACCGCCCGAGAAGAGCTATGACTCGGACTCGGGGCTGAGCGATGACAACGACGCCAAGCCACCGGGGGTCGCGCAGGGCCTGCAACCGGAGAAGGGCGCCGGTACCGCTTCGGACGTGCCGGAGGAGAGCCCGCAGGAGGAGACGGACCACGAATCCGCCACTGTCGAGAACACTAAGAGTGACA ACTGTGGCTGCCCCGCTGATGAGAAGAGCGCCGAGCAGCCCAAGGCAAGGAAGAAGCGCTCCCGGGCGGCCTTCTCCCACGCGCAGGTCTTCGAGCTGGAGCGCCGCTTCAACCACCAGCGGTATCTCTCCGGGCCCGAGCGCGCCGACCTGGCCGCCTCCCTCAAGCTGACAGAGACTCAGGTCAagatctggttccagaaccggCGCTACAAGACTAAGCGTCGCCAGATGGCCGCTGACCTGATGGCATCCACGCCGGCTGCCAAGAAGGTGGCCGTCAAGGTGCTGGTGCGTGACGACCAGAGACAGTACGGTCCCGGGGAGGTGCTGCGGCCTCCGCTGCTGTCCCTGCAACCCTCCTACTACTACCCGTACGCGTACTGCCTCCCTGCATGGACACTCTCATGTACGGGGAACCCGTGA
- the nkx3-2 gene encoding homeobox protein Nkx-3.2 isoform X1, translating to MAVRGNSLMPFSIQAILNKKDDGRHLPDLDVCFSKTTCWKIFGDVHSASGEPPEKSYDSDSGLSDDNDAKPPGVAQGLQPEKGAGTASDVPEESPQEETDHESATVENTKSDSELKNAADCGCPADEKSAEQPKARKKRSRAAFSHAQVFELERRFNHQRYLSGPERADLAASLKLTETQVKIWFQNRRYKTKRRQMAADLMASTPAAKKVAVKVLVRDDQRQYGPGEVLRPPLLSLQPSYYYPYAYCLPAWTLSCTGNP from the exons ATGGCCGTCCGTGGCAACTCGCTTATGCCCTTTTCCATCCAGGCCATTCTAAACAAGAAGGACGACGGCAGACACTTGCCCGATTTGGACGTGTGCTTCTCCAAGACGACGTGCTGGAAAATATTCGGGGACGTGCACTCCGCCTCGGGGGAACCGCCCGAGAAGAGCTATGACTCGGACTCGGGGCTGAGCGATGACAACGACGCCAAGCCACCGGGGGTCGCGCAGGGCCTGCAACCGGAGAAGGGCGCCGGTACCGCTTCGGACGTGCCGGAGGAGAGCCCGCAGGAGGAGACGGACCACGAATCCGCCACTGTCGAGAACACTAAGAGTGACAGTGAGCTCAAGAACGCCGCAG ACTGTGGCTGCCCCGCTGATGAGAAGAGCGCCGAGCAGCCCAAGGCAAGGAAGAAGCGCTCCCGGGCGGCCTTCTCCCACGCGCAGGTCTTCGAGCTGGAGCGCCGCTTCAACCACCAGCGGTATCTCTCCGGGCCCGAGCGCGCCGACCTGGCCGCCTCCCTCAAGCTGACAGAGACTCAGGTCAagatctggttccagaaccggCGCTACAAGACTAAGCGTCGCCAGATGGCCGCTGACCTGATGGCATCCACGCCGGCTGCCAAGAAGGTGGCCGTCAAGGTGCTGGTGCGTGACGACCAGAGACAGTACGGTCCCGGGGAGGTGCTGCGGCCTCCGCTGCTGTCCCTGCAACCCTCCTACTACTACCCGTACGCGTACTGCCTCCCTGCATGGACACTCTCATGTACGGGGAACCCGTGA